A portion of the Corynebacterium occultum genome contains these proteins:
- a CDS encoding quinone-dependent dihydroorotate dehydrogenase has protein sequence MTTAAPIRKKLYHVALKLMFQIRPERIHGHINTTLGAAQTLGPVNRAMGQVLPVKDPTLSQEVFGVTFPRPLGLAAGFDKNANSPDVWAPLGFGYAELGTVTASPQPGNPTPRLFRLKADQAILNRMGFNNEGAAEVAANLRRRRSRDVIGINIGKTKVVPAEEAVDDYRRSASLLGHLADYLVVNVSSPNTPGLRDLQAVESLRPILAAVQEATGDTPVLVKIAPDLSDEDVDAVADLALELELAGIVATNTTISREGLQTPAREVADMGAGGISGPPVAARSLEVLKRLYARVGDQLVLISVGGIVTPEQAWERIASGATLLQGYTPFIYGGPDWIRDIHRGIAEQLKRHGYENIAEAIGCGKPWREN, from the coding sequence ATGACCACAGCGGCCCCCATCCGCAAGAAGCTCTACCACGTCGCCCTGAAGCTGATGTTCCAGATCCGCCCCGAGCGGATCCACGGTCACATCAACACCACCCTGGGTGCCGCACAGACACTGGGCCCGGTCAACCGGGCCATGGGCCAGGTCCTGCCGGTGAAGGACCCCACCCTCTCCCAGGAGGTGTTCGGGGTGACCTTCCCGCGCCCCCTGGGTCTGGCCGCCGGTTTCGACAAGAACGCCAACTCCCCTGATGTGTGGGCACCCCTGGGGTTCGGTTATGCCGAACTGGGCACCGTCACCGCCTCCCCGCAGCCGGGTAACCCCACCCCGCGGCTCTTCCGCCTCAAGGCAGACCAGGCGATCCTGAACCGGATGGGATTCAACAATGAGGGGGCGGCCGAGGTGGCCGCCAATCTGCGTCGTCGGCGTTCCCGGGATGTCATCGGCATCAACATCGGCAAAACCAAGGTGGTTCCGGCGGAGGAAGCCGTGGATGACTACCGTCGTTCCGCTTCCTTGCTCGGCCACCTGGCTGACTACCTGGTGGTCAACGTCTCCTCCCCCAACACCCCGGGGTTGCGTGACCTGCAGGCCGTGGAATCCCTGCGCCCCATCCTGGCGGCGGTGCAGGAAGCCACCGGGGACACCCCGGTGCTGGTCAAGATCGCCCCGGATCTCTCCGATGAGGATGTCGACGCCGTGGCCGACCTGGCTCTCGAGCTGGAACTGGCGGGCATTGTCGCCACCAACACCACCATCTCCCGGGAGGGGCTGCAGACCCCGGCCCGGGAGGTCGCGGACATGGGTGCCGGCGGTATCTCCGGCCCACCGGTGGCGGCACGTTCCCTGGAGGTGCTCAAACGTCTCTACGCCCGGGTCGGTGACCAGCTGGTGCTGATCTCCGTCGGCGGTATCGTCACCCCGGAGCAGGCCTGGGAACGCATCGCCTCCGGTGCCACCCTGCTGCAGGGCTACACCCCCTTCATCTACGGCGGCCCGGACTGGATCCGTGACATCCACCGCGGCATCGCCGAGCAGCTCAAGCGACACGGTTACGAAAATATCGCCGAGGCCATCGGCTGCGGCAAGCCCTGGCGAGAGAACTAG
- a CDS encoding YbhB/YbcL family Raf kinase inhibitor-like protein: MNTYADDSRFPGPDPYAPLKDLPSFPLSSTDLADGAQLAEAQTAAQSISPQLAWSDLPEGTKSLAVTCFDPDAPTAAGFWHWAAFNIPVDTTELPTGAGSAADLGLEGVISLKNDSGQATYYGANPPGGHAPHRYLFAVHAVDVEKLDIPADATPTVLGFNLYFHSLGRAILWGWYENS; encoded by the coding sequence ATGAACACTTATGCTGATGACAGCCGTTTTCCCGGCCCCGATCCCTATGCCCCGCTGAAGGATCTGCCCTCCTTTCCGCTGAGCTCGACTGATCTGGCCGATGGTGCCCAACTGGCGGAGGCACAGACCGCCGCGCAGAGTATTTCCCCGCAGCTGGCCTGGTCTGATCTGCCCGAGGGAACCAAATCCCTCGCGGTGACCTGCTTCGATCCGGATGCCCCCACCGCTGCCGGTTTTTGGCACTGGGCGGCCTTCAATATCCCGGTGGACACCACCGAACTTCCCACCGGTGCCGGTTCCGCGGCGGATCTGGGCCTGGAGGGGGTCATCTCCCTGAAGAATGACTCCGGCCAGGCCACCTACTACGGGGCCAACCCCCCGGGCGGTCATGCCCCGCACCGTTACCTCTTCGCCGTGCATGCGGTGGATGTGGAGAAGCTGGACATTCCGGCCGATGCCACCCCGACGGTGTTGGGTTTCAACCTCTATTTCCACTCCCTCGGTCGGGCCATCCTCTGGGGCTGGTACGAGAACAGTTAA
- a CDS encoding YncE family protein — protein MKKRGLILGSLAVTATVVLSGCTTGSVPEPGPDMGNAAAVVSPAATDPAGRIIDIPAERAGITDMELAGEIIALRSENTLSIGELSAQESGAAEVLAIDSTCGDLAVSGAGDTFTLPCGNTLYLIDALNPNLDEVLELQAPATVATQTSTGEVLVGNDVEDSLTIYRAGEEATTFAVEGANTQLISVPVKGQPDAVVRTWNPETLIQDVDWTNDRQGATLRVGIGLGQMAGGPDGLVLVSDNLAPQIAVYSATDIIRLHQTAPVDESPWGLAWDPANELAWIASTAENTLSAYDISEGVPTEQAKLNSVADAKNILVLQDGTLLAASESGDGLQVIEQPLS, from the coding sequence GTGAAAAAGCGTGGACTGATCCTGGGCTCCCTGGCCGTAACGGCCACCGTCGTCTTAAGTGGCTGCACCACCGGCAGTGTGCCGGAACCGGGGCCGGACATGGGAAATGCCGCGGCGGTGGTCTCCCCCGCCGCCACTGACCCGGCGGGGAGGATCATCGACATTCCCGCCGAGCGCGCCGGGATCACCGACATGGAACTGGCGGGCGAGATCATCGCCCTGCGCTCCGAGAACACCCTGAGCATCGGGGAGCTGAGCGCCCAGGAGTCCGGTGCAGCCGAGGTGCTGGCCATCGACTCCACCTGCGGGGATCTGGCTGTCAGTGGTGCCGGGGACACCTTCACCCTGCCCTGCGGCAACACCCTCTACCTGATCGACGCCCTGAACCCGAACCTGGATGAGGTGCTGGAACTCCAGGCGCCGGCCACGGTGGCCACCCAGACCTCCACCGGGGAGGTGCTGGTGGGTAATGACGTGGAGGATTCCCTGACGATCTACCGCGCCGGGGAGGAAGCCACGACCTTCGCGGTGGAAGGCGCCAACACCCAGTTGATCTCGGTGCCGGTGAAAGGCCAACCGGACGCGGTGGTGCGCACCTGGAACCCCGAGACCCTGATCCAGGATGTGGACTGGACCAATGACCGCCAGGGGGCGACCCTGCGGGTGGGGATCGGCCTGGGACAGATGGCTGGCGGCCCGGATGGCCTGGTCCTGGTCTCCGATAACCTCGCCCCCCAGATCGCGGTCTACTCCGCCACCGATATCATCCGCCTGCACCAGACCGCCCCGGTGGATGAAAGCCCCTGGGGCCTTGCCTGGGATCCAGCCAACGAGCTGGCCTGGATCGCCTCCACCGCCGAGAACACCCTGAGCGCCTATGATATTTCCGAGGGGGTGCCCACCGAGCAGGCCAAGCTGAACTCCGTGGCCGATGCGAAAAATATCCTGGTTCTCCAGGACGGCACCCTGCTGGCCGCCTCCGAGTCTGGGGATGGCCTCCAGGTCATCGAGCAGCCGCTCAGCTGA